The following DNA comes from Paenibacillus crassostreae.
ACGTTCGAGGAAGCGGAAGAGCTACTTGGAACTATTCGAAATGGTAGCAAACAAGTAAATCCAGATCGTCTAGGAAGCATGGGAGAAGTTGCAGGTTATTCTTATTATAACTCCAATGATCAATTTACTGTGCCTACTGGTCGTGGGATGTATGGAGCCGAGATTCCATTTGCTGTTGAAGCGTGGATTGATTTTGATACTCCTGCTGGACTCGATGTGCTCATTAACAAATCGCCTATAACAGGACAGATGAACCTGTATCGTGGAAAAAAGGACATGGTGATTTCAGGCTGTGGTTTATTCGAAAATATAAATATGAAACTTGCCCATATCGTCATCAATATTATTACGCCATATATGCCGATTGTCAGTGATGGGAAGGAACCTGATCTGAAACCAATGAAGGACGCGATTGTACAAGCCGTCACGAAAGCGGCAAGTAAAGCGAAACGCAGTCTGCCAAAGGAAACACGTAAATCGCAGAAGGATATCATCCTGAACAATCTTCAAGCTGCCATTGACAAAGCAAGTGGGAATGGGCGTTTACCTTTCAGCCTTCGACAAGTGTATTATGCGATTCGGCCATATATTATCACAGAATTGAACAGGCAGCTTGAGTATGGTTACTTTTGTGGTGTGGTTACGGATTACGAGGCTGTACATGGTGATATTCCGAAAATGTATCGAGATAATCGAGGAGTATTGTATCATCCGCATACTGGTCAGGAAATTCCAATTGGAACATTGACTGTTCAAGGTTATAAGCGACCTGAATGGACGTTCAATAAGATTCTGTATTCTGAGAAGGAAGGTTTGTTTCCACTACTTAAAGATGTGAAATTTCCTGAACGCTTCGATTGTGCATTGGTCACGTCCAAAGGGTATGCAAGTCGAGCCGTTAAGGATTTGTTAGATATGCTTGGCGAAACGGAGAGGAGTTGCAATTTTTCTGTATACACGATGCTGATGCAGCAGGAACTAAAATTTATGAGACGCTCGTTGAGGAAACAAAAGCCCGTCCTGGACGAAAAGTAAAAGTGATCAATCTTGGACTCGATCCATGGGAAGCAATGAAGATGGGATTGGAAGTTGAAGAGTTGGAGAAGAAGAAAGATGAAAAGCCTGTTGCAGCATATGTTCCTGAACAGTGGAAGCTATGGCTACAGACGAATCGTGTTGAATTGAATGCTATGGATTCTGAACTGTTCGTGTCTTGGCTGGAAGGAAAGATGACGGAATATGACAAAGGTAAAGTTATTCCTGACACGATAACTTTAACGAATAGTCTGGAGCAAACTGTTCGTAAACGTGTAGAACAAGAAATAGTAGATGAAATACTGCGAGAAGCTGGTTACGAGGAACGTGTTCGTCTACGGATGCTTCATTTATCGACTAGCCTAACAAAACGATGTGAGTTGCTGGTGGAGGAAGTTTCAAATGTGCTGAACGACTATCGCGAAAAATGTTGGCATGATGTCGTTAGCAATATTGGTAATCAATTGGAATTGTAGGAGTTGAGAATAAATGCAGTGGTATAACGGGTTGAAATATTTCGCTTATCGAGTGCAAACTTATCAAGTTAAATGGCGGTTCAAAATACCAAAATTTTAAATTATACATAACTTAACGCAGGAACTTTGGCTAATCGCTAGGGTTCTTTTTGCTTTATACAGAATAGGGGAATAGACAATGGAATTTATAAAATTAAAAATTGATCAACTGGTTCATGCTGATTATAATCCGAGGAAGGATTTAAAAGCTGGTGATCCAGAGTTTGAGAAGATTCGCAAGAGTATTGAGGAATTTGGCTATTGTGAGCCGATTATATGCAACAGAGACTATACAATTGTAGGTGGACACCAGAGACATAAAGTGTTGAAGGCGCTCGGATACGAAGAAGTGGATTGTGTGTTGATCGATGTTGATAAGACGAAAGAAAAAGCTTTAAACATTGCGCTAAATAAAATCACAGGTGAATGGGACTTTGATGCGTTAGCTGGATTGCTCGATGAATTGAAGCAAGAGGAATATAATATCGAGCTGACTGGATTTGATTTCTCGGAAGCTGAGAAGCTATTCGATGAGTTTAACAAAGACGATGAGTCAGATGAAGATGATTTTGATGTTGATGATGCTCTGTCTGAGAATCCAATAACTTTGCGTGGTGATATATGGCTGCTAGGTAAACATCGATTAGTTTGCGGCGATAGCACAAATGAGCAGGATATGGCAACGTTAATGGATGGTAAGAAAGCCAGGTTAATTGTGACTGATCCTCCTTATAACGTGGATTATACCGGAAAGACCAAAGATGCGTTGAAAATTGAAAATGATAAGATGGATAATGAGCAGTTTTATGGTTTTCTATTGGCAGCATATAAACGGATGTATGAAGTGGCAGATGATGGAGCGAGCATATATGTTTTTCATGCTGATAGTGAAGGGCTGAACTTTAGGATGGCTTTTAGAGATGCTGGATTTAAATTGACACAATGTTGTATCTGGGCGAAGTCCAGCATGTGCCTCGGAAGGCAATCGTATCACTGGAAGCATGAGCCAATTCTTTATGGAAATAAGCCAACTTATAAAAAATATTGGAACAGTGACCGAAAGCAAACTACTCTGTGGGAATTTGATAAACCATTCCGAAATGAATTTCATCCGACCATGAAGCCTATTCCGCTGATAACCTATCCGATCAAAAATTCCAGCAAGATTGGTGATATTGTACTCGACTCATTTGGTGGCTCAGGAAGTACATTAATTGCTTGCGAGGATACGGATCGAATTTGCTATACGATGGAACTGGATGAGAAATATGCAGATGTAATTGTGAAACGGTATATTTCTCATGTTGGCAGCGATACTGGCGTGTATTTGATTAGGGATAACGTAAAGTATCCGTATCAAGAAGTGAATTCCTTGAATGGGATTCACAAACAGCAGATATCATTGATTACTATGCAAATATGATTAAATTACGAAAAGAATATCATATAGTCTCAATAAAAAAAATTGGAGTTATTAGCTTTAGTAGAAATGCTGGTGTTGGTGAAGGAGTTGTGAAAATTACCTATAAAGATAAAAATGGCGATGAACGGTACGAGATAAACAATTTAAAATTTAGTTTAGATTCTAAAGATAGCTGGAAAATAACATCAATATTAAGAGATTAGCACGACTAGGAATGTCGAAGTCTGCCGCTCAAAAGCGTTACTCGAATACATCTAGGAAAAAAGGCTGCTAACATGTGACTTTTTTCCTAAAAGAAACCTACCAAACTAAGGAAATTGATTATATAATGGGAAAAGTTCCTAAACATAACCGGAGGGGTCAAACATGTTAGATTTTATCGCAATTATTTTGTTTTTCGTATTCATCTATCTGCTTATTGCAATCATCAAACCATCCACATTTCTCAAGTTCACAAAGATGCAATTTTCTCGCGGTAAGACAGCGCTTTTTGCGTTCATCTCATTAGTTCTGTTCCTAGCGACCATAACTGCAGCGGCACCTGATGAAACGGCAAAAGGCATTGAAGATGGCAAGAGTACCACTGCCGTAGCAGAAGCGGATGCAAACGATGCAGTTGATGCTAAGGCAAAGGCGGACGAAAAAGCAAAGAAGGAAGCTGGGAAAAAGGCGAAGGAAGAAGCGGAGAAGAAAGCGAAAGAAGAAGCTGCAGCCAAGAAGAAAGCCGAGGAAGAAGCGAAAGCAAAAGCTGAAGCAGAGGCAGCACTTGCTAGAAGTAAGAATCCCGAATGGAATACCGCTGAGTTAGATGCCATGGAGAATGGCAACATACATCTAGCAATAGACATGTTGAAGGCCATTAAGAACGAGCCAGTCACGCCCATTCAAGCCGACGCTGGTTCGGTATTTAAGACACCATGGAATTATTACGGAAAACCAGTCGAGTTTACTTTATATGTCGCTATTGTCCAAGACTACCCACCAGATAGTGAAACAGGTCAGATTGGTATGCTCTCCGAGGTTGTCGGAACTACCGAAGATGGAACGATCATCGACGTTATTGGACTTGTCCCAAGCGGCGATATTGCAGTTGGTGACGAGATTACTATAGTTGCCTACCCTGTCGGCCATGTGACCGTTGACAATAAGCTAGGTGGTCAAACAGATCAGTTATCGGTAGTGACAAACAAATACTAAGGTTTCAACTGAGAATCCTGTGCGTCTACTGCACAGGATTTTTTGTCGCTTAACGGGATGGCTTAACTTCATAGATCATCGTATAAACAACCGAGGTGATAACGTGATTTTCGTTGATAACGGGAAACATTAGTTGAATAGGTACGATGACTTTAAGTAAAACGGAATAGTTAATTGATAATGATTATAAAAACTATACAGTAGTCTATGCATCATTGCATAGGCTTTTTTGTTTGACTGGAGGTGTGTTGATTATGTCTAAGGAAAAGAAATCGAAGAAGCCGACCAAGTATGAGTTGAATGTTGAACCACGTTTTGATGAGATTAGGCAATGGATTAAGGATGGAGTAATTGATGATGAGATTGCAGTTCGATTAGAGATACATATTACCACGTTGTACGAATATGTAAAAATACATCCTAAATTCACAAAGTTAATGGAACGTCCATCAAAGTATGAGACCCATATCGTACCAAGATTCAACGAGATTAGAGATTGGTGCCAAGAGGGATTAACAAATGAACAAATGTGTGAGAAACTCGGCATCCATCCTGCTACTTGGTATGAGTATGCAAACAAGCACCCAACCTTCAACGAGCTTATTAATTGGAGTAAGTCTGTTACTATAAATCGCGTGGAAACTTCACTTTTTAAATTAGCGATGGGGTATGAATACGAAGAAATCAAAACAATTATTGAAGAGGACAAGAATGGCAAGAAGAAAACCAGGATCGAGAAGGTGAAACGTCATCAGCCCCCAAACCCGACAGCAATGATATTCTACTTGAAGAACCGAGCTCCGAACGAATGGAACGATAGACGTGAAATTATTATCGATACTAAAGCTGCTGAACTCGAACGGAAGCTACTATTCCTTGAGATGATTGAAGCTGATGTAATAGAAGCTGAATATGAAGCCATAGAGGAGTCCGGCCATATTGAGGAAGGCTTCGAAGAGCCAGATGCATAAGGTTATGTCGTCAGTAATTCGATAGATAAAGGGTGAAATGTGCCTCGAAAAGGGCAGTATTCGGCTATAAAACAGGCATTAATCCAACATAATAAAAGTTATGCATCTAGTTGACTGTCTCCCCCACCAACGGTATGATGTGACACACAAGCGAAAGGTGGGGGCGATATGCCGTATTTACAGGGGTTTGAGGCACATTTACGCAGTAAGGATCGAAGCGAGAACACAGTATCCTGCTACTTGAGGGATATATTGCAATTCATGGCTTGGTATCGGGGTAAGACGGAGTATGGGTTGGAGAAGCTGATCGAACTGGATGGGGTAGAGTATAAGAAGTACCTTCAAAGCAGCGATCAAGCCATACTGACGATCAACCGGAAGATAGCCAGTATCAATGTATTCTGCCACTGGATGCACAAACAAGGCTATATAAAGGAAGAGATACACGTTGAAGCGGTAAGAAACAAGGATGTCCGGCAATATAAAGGGTTAGAGGATACAGACATGTGGAAGGTACGGAACGAGATCCATCGACATGGCAACCGAATGCATATCTGTATCATAGAGTTGTTGATTGGAACAGGCATCAGGGTAAGCGAATTAGTCGGTATTCGGCTGAAAGATATAGACATGAGCGAACGTAAAGGGTTATTGCGGATACTCGGCAAGGGGAATGCTCAACGAACGCTTCCTATTAATAAGGATGTACGTAAAGCACTCACTCGATACTTGGAAATTAGACTGGAAAGCGACTCGGAATACTTATTCATCGGGCAGCGTGGAGCATTTGAGAGAAATGCGGTCAACTTGATACTCAATAAATATGGGGATCGGGTAAATGTGAAGGTAACTCCGCATATGCTCAGACATACACTAGGATATAGGTTAATAAAGAATACACCGCTGACTACTATTCAGCAAATATTGGGACATGATCACGTTTCCACTACAAATATCTACACTTTGACAACCGAAAAGGATATGGCTGAAGCATTAGCGAATATTGAGTGGTAGAGATACCGCTCTTTTTGTTCTTGTCAGGGAGGGGGGCGGCTTCTATATGGGAAACCGGAGCCGCTAGCAAAGGATGCAGGAATTTTTGTTGGAAAATAGAGGTGAAAGCATTGTATTGGTAGAACTGTTTATATACCTCGTGTTATAAAGTTGGGGAAATAACTACATAATAGGTGATATAACTATATGAGTGTAAATATTAAAATTTATCCAGACTATTTTCCTGCGAATTGCCCTCCAAATGATGCTCTAGAAGAAGAAATAATTGTTTATCGTTTATGTGAAAGTAATCCAGTAAGTGAGAATGATTTTTTATCACACTTTATATTGAATCCAAATAGAAATTATAATGGAAAGTTGCAAGCTTTCGGTTTATCTGTTATTTCTGATATAGAGGAAATTGAGAAAATGAGAAATATATCTCCAATCATGCGAAAAAAGAAGTACGTTGCTACCGGAATGACGATGGGATCTAGTGGTGTAATTAAAAAAACTCCGAGTAATAACTGTAATTCTCATATAACTTGGTGGTTAATTAAAGAGGCACTTCCTCATGCTTATTTTGAAGTATGCAAAGAGGTGGTTTAGTATGGAAGCAGAATTTGTTGGTGTAGATTTATTGGGTAAGCTCTATATTGAAGAGATGTTTTTGTTTTATGATGAACCTCAATTATTTACATGTATAAGTAAATTTGGACAAAGATTCATGGTTCTTTATGTTGATTATACTGAACAAGATCAAACATGGTTATTTGCTCCACTAACCGAGGCGAGACTGGCATTCGCAAAAAGTAACAGGATATCACTTTATGATGTATTTACTAAGCCTGAGGATGAATTCATATGGAAAGTGATAAAAGAAAATAACTCAAATATTGCAAAGGCAACTCAAATTGATCCAATGGGTATATCGAGTGATCTATTACCAACTGAAGATGCATATCTTAATTGGAAAAATGATGAAATGATGCCATGCATAAATGAAAAAATCTTTGAAATGGCTCAATCTGAGAGAAGAGATATAGTTAATTTATCATTGGAGATAGCTAACGGTCATGTGAGGGAAATAGATTGTGTTTCATTAGGAGAAGTTCTTTCGAATACACAGAATATATTGTACATGCTTGCTCATAGAGGTAATAGTGCGAGAGGGAAAATTCCCAGTAATATTAAGGTTGAAAATAGTCTGCAAGTAACAGGAACATATGCAGCTTCGTTTGGTATTCAATTAAAATCAAATGAGCTGAGCGATCTTTTAGGAGAAACTCGACTTAGTGATACTTTGAAGTTATTCGCACAATTATTGATGACTAAAAGTGATCCTGTAGAGTTGAAGGCTTTTTTAATTACCCAGAATCAAAGAGTTGTTCTGAAATATAGGAATTTAATGAAAACGTTAATTGAAGCGGATACCGGAATAAAAGTTGAAATTGCTTCTCCAAATAAAAATTATTTTGACGTAAAGTTGTCTGTTCAAGATGTGAAGAATACTCTTAGTATATTAGATGGCGAAATAAATAATATGGTAACAGTGGAGAAGATATTTGGTGAAATTGTTGGTATTCATACTGAGAAAAAAACTTTCTCTTTTAGAAGTGTAGATGGAGAACACATTACAGGAAAACTCGCGGATCATTTTAACGAAACAACATTTGAGGTTCCAAAACATATGGAAATAGTGGTTGAACAAAAGATTCAACTGAACAATTTAACTAAACGGGAAAAGTATATTTACACGCTAATCAAAGTTAATGACACTACGGAAGAATTGACTAATGAAGATGTAGAATAGGAAGTGATTAAGTTATAGATGCTGAGGAAAATTACAATGTATTCAATGTAATACGCCAAACACAACTTCTCAAACAATACATGGAGAAGCACTTTATTCCACCAAAAATGAAGCAGCTAATCGAAACCTTCTCTTTTTCAGAATTACGAAAACTTATAGCTGAAATGGATATCGAGTATTTCGCTCTATGTTACTTTCCAAAATACTTTGACCGAGAGTTCGGACAATTTCACCGTCAACTATTTGCTGAATTAAAACATATGTTTTCCAATATTGGGCTGATTACGGCTTTCGGACTCCCTCGGGAACACGGAAAGTCGACAATCAGTTCTTTTTTATTTCCGCTATATGCAACTCTATATGATAAATCGCAGTTCACGCTGATTATATCAGCAACAGAGCAAATTGCTCTTCCTTTCCTTGATATGATCAAAGATGAGCTAGAAACGAATCAGATGCTGATTGAGGATTTTGGCATTCGTAAAGGTTCTCGCTGGAACAATAATGAGATTTGGCTTAGGAGTAAAAACGGCTTAGACTCGTGCATCATGATTCGTGGGATTGATGGTTCTCTCCGAGGCATCCATTATAAGCATCACAGGCCAACACTGGTTTTACTCGATGACTTGCTTAAAGATGATACAGCTAAATCGGAAACCAAACGTGATCAAATTAAAAGTACATTCACCGATGTCGTTCTACCAATCGGTACGCGAGATACGAATATTCTTATATGCGGTACAATCCTAAATGAAGAGGATATCATGGCTGATTTGCTCAAAGGTAAAATTCCAGGAGTCAGAAGTATACGGAAGGCAGCTGTCATTCAATTTTCAGAACGAGATGATTTGTGGGCAGAATGGGAAATCAAATATAACAACCTTCAAGACGAGGACAGGATCAACACTGCCTTGTCTTTTTTTATTGCCAACAAAGAGGATATGCTTGAGGGTACAGAAATCCTTTGGAGCGAGTATCTGGATTATTATTATCTCATGTGCAAGAAGCAAGCGATGGGTGAGAAGTCGTTCTATAAGGAGCTTCAAAACGATCCACGCTCAACTGACGACTATATCTTCCAGAACATCATGTATTGGGATCGTTTGCCTGAATTTGAAGAGATGGAGATTGCTATGTATATTGATCCAGCTATCAAAGCCGGAAAAAAGAATGATTACTCTGCTATTTCAATCATAGGTCAGCATCGTAAGACGAAGCAGATTTATGTGATTGACGGTAACGTATATAAACTACTGCCGGATGATTTGTTCCAAGTGGCAATCGAAAAGTTGATCACCTATCCCGTTGATAAAATAGGATTCGAGACTATACAAGCACAAAGCTATATGAAACAAAAGTTTGAGGAAGAGTTGTGGAAATCGAAAATATATACGCCAGTTGATAGCGTGAATTCCAAAGGACAGAAACATGAGCGGATTATTAGTTTGGAGCCTGAAGTGAAGAAGGGTCATATTT
Coding sequences within:
- a CDS encoding tyrosine-type recombinase/integrase, translating into MPYLQGFEAHLRSKDRSENTVSCYLRDILQFMAWYRGKTEYGLEKLIELDGVEYKKYLQSSDQAILTINRKIASINVFCHWMHKQGYIKEEIHVEAVRNKDVRQYKGLEDTDMWKVRNEIHRHGNRMHICIIELLIGTGIRVSELVGIRLKDIDMSERKGLLRILGKGNAQRTLPINKDVRKALTRYLEIRLESDSEYLFIGQRGAFERNAVNLILNKYGDRVNVKVTPHMLRHTLGYRLIKNTPLTTIQQILGHDHVSTTNIYTLTTEKDMAEALANIEW
- a CDS encoding site-specific DNA-methyltransferase translates to MEFIKLKIDQLVHADYNPRKDLKAGDPEFEKIRKSIEEFGYCEPIICNRDYTIVGGHQRHKVLKALGYEEVDCVLIDVDKTKEKALNIALNKITGEWDFDALAGLLDELKQEEYNIELTGFDFSEAEKLFDEFNKDDESDEDDFDVDDALSENPITLRGDIWLLGKHRLVCGDSTNEQDMATLMDGKKARLIVTDPPYNVDYTGKTKDALKIENDKMDNEQFYGFLLAAYKRMYEVADDGASIYVFHADSEGLNFRMAFRDAGFKLTQCCIWAKSSMCLGRQSYHWKHEPILYGNKPTYKKYWNSDRKQTTLWEFDKPFRNEFHPTMKPIPLITYPIKNSSKIGDIVLDSFGGSGSTLIACEDTDRICYTMELDEKYADVIVKRYISHVGSDTGVYLIRDNVKYPYQEVNSLNGIHKQQISLITMQI
- a CDS encoding transposase, giving the protein MSKEKKSKKPTKYELNVEPRFDEIRQWIKDGVIDDEIAVRLEIHITTLYEYVKIHPKFTKLMERPSKYETHIVPRFNEIRDWCQEGLTNEQMCEKLGIHPATWYEYANKHPTFNELINWSKSVTINRVETSLFKLAMGYEYEEIKTIIEEDKNGKKKTRIEKVKRHQPPNPTAMIFYLKNRAPNEWNDRREIIIDTKAAELERKLLFLEMIEADVIEAEYEAIEESGHIEEGFEEPDA
- a CDS encoding DUF6575 domain-containing protein — protein: MEAEFVGVDLLGKLYIEEMFLFYDEPQLFTCISKFGQRFMVLYVDYTEQDQTWLFAPLTEARLAFAKSNRISLYDVFTKPEDEFIWKVIKENNSNIAKATQIDPMGISSDLLPTEDAYLNWKNDEMMPCINEKIFEMAQSERRDIVNLSLEIANGHVREIDCVSLGEVLSNTQNILYMLAHRGNSARGKIPSNIKVENSLQVTGTYAASFGIQLKSNELSDLLGETRLSDTLKLFAQLLMTKSDPVELKAFLITQNQRVVLKYRNLMKTLIEADTGIKVEIASPNKNYFDVKLSVQDVKNTLSILDGEINNMVTVEKIFGEIVGIHTEKKTFSFRSVDGEHITGKLADHFNETTFEVPKHMEIVVEQKIQLNNLTKREKYIYTLIKVNDTTEELTNEDVE
- the terL gene encoding phage terminase large subunit, with product MEKHFIPPKMKQLIETFSFSELRKLIAEMDIEYFALCYFPKYFDREFGQFHRQLFAELKHMFSNIGLITAFGLPREHGKSTISSFLFPLYATLYDKSQFTLIISATEQIALPFLDMIKDELETNQMLIEDFGIRKGSRWNNNEIWLRSKNGLDSCIMIRGIDGSLRGIHYKHHRPTLVLLDDLLKDDTAKSETKRDQIKSTFTDVVLPIGTRDTNILICGTILNEEDIMADLLKGKIPGVRSIRKAAVIQFSERDDLWAEWEIKYNNLQDEDRINTALSFFIANKEDMLEGTEILWSEYLDYYYLMCKKQAMGEKSFYKELQNDPRSTDDYIFQNIMYWDRLPEFEEMEIAMYIDPAIKAGKKNDYSAISIIGQHRKTKQIYVIDGNVYKLLPDDLFQVAIEKLITYPVDKIGFETIQAQSYMKQKFEEELWKSKIYTPVDSVNSKGQKHERIISLEPEVKKGHILFNTDNIRYNNQVKDYNRNCRFDDAPDSLYGAVQLIQLVKSLKFYDRSLLF
- a CDS encoding ATP-binding protein, which produces MEMVSIHDWMKFRSLETLPQKAGVSRDKLGLLVAKELADNALDHCGQCEVGYLEPNGFYVKDNGEGIDSALLSELFSINRPFMSSKILRMPTRGALGNGLRVVTGSVIASGGTMHVSTRGKRYQIQFQPDGSSIAEIIGDDVNTGTTIEIQFGDSLKVDLDWAEAAIYYNRGDEYKGKTSGYWYTSESFYELCQGHSGSVRDLVSEFDGCTGAKAGKLASSYKNRLSNSMTFEEAEELLGTIRNGSKQVNPDRLGSMGEVAGYSYYNSNDQFTVPTGRGMYGAEIPFAVEAWIDFDTPAGLDVLINKSPITGQMNLYRGKKDMVISGCGLFENINMKLAHIVINIITPYMPIVSDGKEPDLKPMKDAIVQAVTKAASKAKRSLPKETRKSQKDIILNNLQAAIDKASGNGRLPFSLRQVYYAIRPYIITELNRQLEYGYFCGVVTDYEAVHGDIPKMYRDNRGVLYHPHTGQEIPIGTLTVQGYKRPEWTFNKILYSEKEGLFPLLKDVKFPERFDCALVTSKGYASRAVKDLLDMLGETERSCNFSVYTMLMQQELKFMRRSLRKQKPVLDEK